Proteins co-encoded in one Bos taurus isolate L1 Dominette 01449 registration number 42190680 breed Hereford chromosome X, ARS-UCD2.0, whole genome shotgun sequence genomic window:
- the RPA4 gene encoding LOW QUALITY PROTEIN: replication protein A 30 kDa subunit (The sequence of the model RefSeq protein was modified relative to this genomic sequence to represent the inferred CDS: inserted 4 bases in 3 codons; deleted 4 bases in 3 codons), with the protein MSKNGFGSYGSISAPGGASGSSDPLSQGRVALATKSMGSRPKARXVVPCVNQLLTSSLVDNIFKNRGIKISQVSVMGIIRQAEKTVSYXYKIDDMTTKPIEVCQWVGRDKAKQEVTLLPVGVYTXVFGILECSAEVKSLEMLKIHVLQDMNEYSIHILEMVKVHMMLDNTCQAASGQSGPVDPSEMDEAQKHGEHHPSFVQNEVLHLIHECPHREGKSIHELQTKLCDLSIWTVKQAIDYLTVEGHIYPTVDEEHFKSAD; encoded by the exons ATGAGTAAGAATGGGTTTGGGAGCTATGGCAGCATTTCTGCCCCAGGTGGAGCCAGCGGAAGCAGTGACCCACTGTCTCAGGGCAGGGTAGCTCTTGCTACTAAGTCCATGGGATCCAGGCCCAAAGCCA CTGTTGTTCCTTGTGTAAACCAACTGCTCACCTCCAGTCTGGTTGATAACATCTTCAAGAATAGAGGAATCAAGATTTCCCAAGTTTCTGTCATGGGAATAATCAGGCAGGCAGAGAAGACTGTAAGTT TTTATAAGATTGATGATATGACCACTAAACCTATCGAGGTCTGCCAGTGGGTTGGCAGAGATAAAGCAAAGCAGGAGGTGACTCTGCTTCCAGTGGGAGTATATAC AGTGTTTGGTATCCTCGAATGTTCTGCGGAGGTGAAGAGCCTTGAGATGTTGAAAATCCATGTCCTCCAAGACATGAACGAGTACAGC ATACATATTCTAGAAATGGTCAAGGTACACATGATGCTGGATAACACCTGCCAAGCGGCCTCTGGGCAAAGTGGCCCTGTTGATCCATCAGAAATGGATGAAGCCCAGAAGCACGGCGAGCACCACCCCAGTTTCGTCCAAAACGAGGTGCTGCATTTGATTCATGAGTGTCCT CATAGGGAAGGCAAGAGCATTCATGAGCTCCAGACCAAGCTTTGCGACCTGAGCATCTGGACTGTCAAGCAAGCCATTGATTATCTGACTGTGGAGGGCCACATCTAC CCCACTGTGGATGAAGAGCATTTCAAATCTGCTGATTGA